CGACTATGTAGTAACCTTCATACATTCCGATGACAAGGAAGCTCTTGCTAGTGATGCCATGGCTTCTCCAAGAAGACGCTTCGTCCCTGAAATTTTGTTGAGATTGGCTCGTGAAGTTAGCCCCTTCTAATGTTTAAGCAATATACACCTCGTCAAGATTCTTCAACTCGCAGATTCTTTACGAACATTCACCTTGTAACTGTTGAGAGTTCTCTGTTCGATATTTGTGTTCTTATTTCAAatcgtataattgaaaattTCCATCTTTATACTATCACATAGGATCTTGTTGACGGAAAACGTAAAGGTGGATCAAAAAAGAGTGGAGTGGGAAATTATATATAATCCGATTAAAAATTTTAAGCTATTTACAACGATGATAATTATTGTAGTTTAAGGGTTCGCTTGGTTTGTAGGACATGATAATTGaatgattaataatttgattgataaatattTGATATGATAAGATAgttaatttgagagatatgtaATATCATGTGTGGTGTGAAATTAAGAAGATAGATAAATTTATGATAAGTGTACTAAAGATCAAAATACCCTTCATCttaatctttatttgtttttccAATATTGTTTTTCTTCCCCAAACCTACGGCTTGTTCTCCCAAAAATCAGACGCCAAACCCTCTCCCTTCCGTTCGTCCGTGAAGAATGAGAACCCTGTGCGACATACTACTCCTCAGTTGCAGAATGCGGCTACTGCGCTACTGGGGTCGGTGAATGTTGCCGCTGCTCCGGTTTTTGGGCCTGTTGTGGGGGGGATCCCAAGAGGCCGTGGACGTCCCCCTAAACAGGGTGGGGTCAAACGCGGGCGGGGTCGTCCGAAAGTAGGGGGTGGCGTCCAGGCTATTGTTGGGAGGAGCAGGGGAAGGCCTAAGAAGAACGCTGCTTCTCCTGTCATGGCCGGGAACGGCCGAGGCCGTGGCCGTCCGCGTAAGGTGGCTAATGTAGGGGGAGGGTTGGCGGCTGTTGATGGTGGGACAGTGAGTTCTATGGCATTTGGGGTTTTTACTGGCGGTGCGTCGATTGTAGCAGGTGGTGGACTTTCTCAGGTGGCTGGGAAGCGCAGGGGGGCGGCCACCAAAGGAGGCTGGTAGGGAGGTTAAAAAGCGTAGGAAGCTTAGTGGCAAGCATCAGGGGTATTTTGGTGATTTAACTTTTTGGGGGTGGCCGGATAATTACTATCATTCTTGGAAGCATGGATTTATTCTCCACCACAAAAAGTAAAATTGTCAAGGAAATAGTCAATGTCAAATCTAATAATTGAAGCAAAGAACTTATTTATAATCAATCCAACCTTTATATTACCTATCAAACTAGCCCTAAAAATAATCTGCATTTCGTAGAACTTTAAAGAAAGTAAAAATTTCTAGTTAACCCTATAAATTCTTAAATATGTCATGATTATTATCTTAAAATTCTAACAACATGAGCTAGCATTTTCTGtcgaattaaatttttttagttaatttaaatcgaaaaaagagatgaaattcGAGATAAAAAATCAGACTTTTAATTCGACCAAAATTCTAATTTCGTTTCCCGCCATGAAAATACAGTTATATTAACCGTTTATGGATATGGATTTCTTTCTTTGTGGGATGTAGTGCTTTGCGAACTTAAGAAGAGAGATGTTTCTTCCTCATCCTGCTTTGATAATCTTGGCCATTGTTGTCCAATTGCCGTTTGTTGTAACCTATAATTCCCAACATTTCAAGaaattgtcattgttttcaGGTACCCTTCTATCTTCTCCACTTAGGATTTTGaccgggtttttttttttaatgtttctGTTGGCTTTGTATCGTGAAAAAGTTACTGTGACAACTTAAAGTTTACGGATGGGGATTTTGATTACTGAATGATGATctaaatcttttgataaatGACAATTGGCCTACTGAAAAACAATGGGCGATTTAATGTATTCAGAAAAGAACATAGGATTCTCAGAAAATTATATGTCAAACTTTAAGATTTGGTGATTGAGGGCGTGAGTAGTCTGAAGAATTTTCTCGTTTCAGCAGATAAGTCTTCCAAGAAAGCAGGAGGCCAGCTTTTCAAGAACTTTGTTGGCGATGATGGGCGTGTTTTTGCGTGTTCCGACAGGAACTTTTTCGCCTTTGACAAGAATGGATCCATTGCTTGGATAGTACATTTAAATTATACATGCAGTGCTGATATAGCTCCAGTGCATGGGGGTTCAAGAAAGGCGAGGCCCAATACTCATTTTTGTTGCATAAAATTTTCAACTTTTTAACGTATTTATTAGTGATCCCTGATATTTTAGAGTCCTACGGCAGATATATTTGGTTGCTGAGAACAGGGTACTGAAAATCCATCCTTTTAAAAATGGAACTACTGAGTCTGTGGTTGAAGTGTTCTTTGGTCCGGTTGAAACAGATATTATTGGAATTGCAGTAAGTTTATCTAGCTCACGTGTTGTTATAAATGTTAAGAACAGGGGCCTCTTCGCATTTAGATTACATGGAAAGCTTCTCTGGAGCGCTGGTCCGGTACTTTATAGGCATGGTTATCGCCAAGGTTGCAGGAAATGTACAACAGATTGTTATTTTACTTCTGTCCCTGTCATTGATCATTGTGAAGCTAGTATATATGTAAGCCTTGATCGTCAATTGATCGCTCTTACATGACTTATATATTTTGACCAGGCATTTAGTTTTAAGGTTGTGCAAGTATCACGTATTCTTGTCTACTTGCAAGGTCTCAAACACAGTAGGAGAGCTCTACTCGTTATCGTTTCATGGTCCTCATTTCAAATGGATCCAAGATTTTAGTTTTTATGGAAACAAATTTACCGTAACTTCTGGGAACAATGGTCTATTGTACGTCAGTATACCCGATAAGGCCAGAATTCTAGCCTTGGAAGTTTCCATGGGAAGCACTGTTTGGGAAGGAAGTGTTGGACCTTTGAGTTCAGAAGATTATGAGCCAGTTGTTGATGCTAACGGTAAGGATACATAATACGAGTAATTTATGCTTATTATTGACCTTCGAGACCAAAGTTGACCATATTAAGCAGGGTGGATATCCATTGGATCATTGGATGGATTCTTGTACTCATTTTCACCAACTGGATCTCTCAAAAAGTTCCCACAGTCAACAAGTTTGAGTTCGGTTATCCAAGTTAATCTGGTACGTGACTGCTCCGGTTATGCAGTTTATGTTTCTCAGACAGAAATGGAGGACAGAGAAGCCAACATAATAGGAGAGAACATATATGTTGCAGCAATGAAACCTAGGAATGCTGTATTTACATTGTTGGTTCCAGCTTTGGGGTCCTCGTACTGGTCTGAGAGCAATCATAGTAACTTATTGTTCAATCTGTCACAAAGCGATATGAAGCACTTTTCGATGGATGAAAGAACAGTTCTGTCATTTTTTGCAGTTTCAAGTAAGTTATCAAAACCTTAATCCGAACTAGTTATGCTTTCTTAATAATTAGGAGCTCAACATTCAAATCGTTTCATTGTGCAGGAAATGGCAATCCGTTCCCTTGTCGTACTACTCGTAATGCTCTTCTGTCGAATCGACATTTACCAAGTAATCGTAAATACACACATTAATGTCTTATATTTTGCTGTTGTTGCTCCAGGCCAGAAGCTTGCATCTAGCTGCTCACTGATCAAGCCCAAGAATATCAGTATCTACACGGGTAATTTGGTTTCAAGATATCATTTTTTGTCGAAATAATACAAAGCTTCAGTCTGATTTTAACATGTTATGCAGGTAACGAAAGCACGATTGTACTGTTTCTATTATCAGAATCAGTGCTACTGGTTTTACTAGCAGCTTCTGTCAAGTACTGCTGCATCTTCTGGAGGAAGAAAAGGCTTCAATGTTTGAATCTTGGAAAGTTTCTTGAAAAGAGAGTAAGCTTAATTTCTTGCATCCTCTTGACAATACCATTTAATGATGGTGGCATTTTCGTTACAGTAAATTGGATATTTTACAGCTAAGTGCATTACTCTTTTGTTCAACCAGCTTTCACTGCGTCTGCAACAGAAAGAATTTGATAGGGCAATCACAGATCTTGAACAAAAAGCATCAGAAGCAGCAGTAACCAGTGAAGTGCTAGAAAAACTGAAAGCGTTGGTTAAAGAAAGAGAAGGCATCAAGAGAAAGCTCTCAACAACATATAGTTTGGGACGGGATAGGGAAAAATCAGGGTCGAAGACCGTTCTCCCATTGTATGATGGGACATCCAGGAGCCATTCATTTCAAGGTTCGAAGAAAGAAAGTACTACAAGATTTCATACGCCAACTGAAAGTGTTTATTCAAGTGACAGCAGTATCGAAGAAGGGCAAGACACGAGTATCTGCAACAAGGCTAAGGGACAGTTTGTAGTTGATAGTAGCAGCGATGATGAAATTCATGGTGGATTTGTAACTCCATTGATTTCGGAGCATTCTTGTAGTGAAATTGAGGGAGTGAGGATGGAAGGTGATGAAATGGGAAAGGGAATTTGTAGGAGTAGAAGTTTGAGGAGAACGATGTCACAGTGACTTTCCGTTTAGAACAAGGTTGCGGCGTAGATGTATTTTAAGAATAGGTGTCATGTGTGTAACGAATATTTGTTAAACTGCAATAATCATAATTAGAGTATCATTATATACATATTCAACACTGACTGCAAGATGAACATTTGATTAATTATGGAACTTTCATTTCAGGGGCGACCTACAGAGTCAAGAATTTCTGACAGAAGTTTATACAGATGAAAGAGTAAAGCAAATGCCAAAGAAATTGAAGAAACCAAATCCAGTGTCAATAAGTGCACTGACCAAGAATGTTACATATCTATGTAGTAAAGGCACCGAAAAAACCCTGACTTTCTATTCAACATGAACTTCTGCAGCCTGAAACAGTTAAAACAAGCAGATAAACAGTAACTCCAGACTAAAACCTGAAAAGAAACTTGAGTCGTGGGACATGATTAAGATGACTTAAGGCTACGTGGTGAGAAAAGTCCATATCTTTTTTCTGATTGAAACTTCACCTGGATGATTGACCTCATCGCCACCATCATTGTCAATCTCAAGGTTCTCACCTCCTGCAGTTATATTTTCCTCTACCAAATCCATGTCATTTGTAAAAGTATTGGTTGTGTCCATATTTTCTTCATGATTGTCCCCCTGAATTTTCAACTGTAAATGCAACAAATAGAAGTCAGGAAGTCTTAAGGTACATTACGGTAGCATAAAATCAGGGTCATTCAAGATGAAGGTAGTTTCGATCACGGGGATAACTACATAAAATCATTATGGTGAATAATAGAAGCGTGATAGACTCACAGGGCTGTCTGCTGAAAACTCACTAGCTGCTTCAGTACTCCTCACAGGCTCGTCACCATCACTGCCATGAAATCCCTCAGAAAGAGTAACTCCAGTTCCAGGTTCATGAATTTCATCTGTTGAAGCTCCAACACCTTCAACCATTTCGGAAGAGCTAGCCATAATGCCAGGTAATCTGTCATCTTTGCCTCTTTTAACACTGGATGTCTTTCCCTTTCTCCTTTTCCTTGATTCATGCAAAGATCCATTTGCTAAAGCAGCTCCTAAACTGGATTAAAAAAATGCGAGGAAGATAAGTATCTCA
This Primulina eburnea isolate SZY01 chromosome 2, ASM2296580v1, whole genome shotgun sequence DNA region includes the following protein-coding sequences:
- the LOC140823561 gene encoding protein GAMETE EXPRESSED 3-like — protein: MGSTVWEGSVGPLSSEDYEPVVDANGWISIGSLDGFLYSFSPTGSLKKFPQSTSLSSVIQVNLVRDCSGYAVYVSQTEMEDREANIIGENIYVAAMKPRNAVFTLLVPALGSSYWSESNHSNLLFNLSQSDMKHFSMDERTVLSFFAVSRNGNPFPCRTTRQKLASSCSLIKPKNISIYTGNESTIVLFLLSESVLLVLLAASVKYCCIFWRKKRLQCLNLGKFLEKRLSLRLQQKEFDRAITDLEQKASEAAVTSEVLEKLKALVKEREGIKRKLSTTYSLGRDREKSGSKTVLPLYDGTSRSHSFQGSKKESTTRFHTPTESVYSSDSSIEEGQDTSICNKAKGQFVVDSSSDDEIHGGFVTPLISEHSCSEIEGVRMEGDEMGKGICRSRSLRRTMSQ